From a region of the Drosophila ananassae strain 14024-0371.13 chromosome XL, ASM1763931v2, whole genome shotgun sequence genome:
- the LOC6503969 gene encoding uncharacterized protein LOC6503969 isoform X2 encodes MQRCPYIHEMRERLLDQPRETLQLENMERANLLENRQSASESNQVGTVVKLQGDTYHTSPAHQRTPLVPHDLGEDFNLDFDDDFPIDVRRPKNANGKHPPVLMRPQPRVCYTFKPNPNKYSFMPAKITVQGTYETNPITGPIELWTSLFIVTSLVYAILLIVVCIAYVISDVTTHRLPVLYYETFFTYLYGVSILFLLYVFCFLLQESSCCNGGNGGSKPKPQPKEKKSKKAKNADPADSKDAKGSKDSGKAAKGAAYQEAPVDAEVAVTPKNVRKRKTTHSDPTHGSFFLRVGAIAFGLGAMIYIGLEFGSFFEIPFDSPCHHILIGVNPLLQMIFTFMQMYFIFMNARLNIHRFKVIARFGLMHVVATNICVWIRTLVKESLLEITIYHQKNDPEPGASSIAHSIRQHALRHAGTVLRTHAGPNSEFEVLDGEDILPKDVYKTDNVLSKLVRNTVDGISKSLGMGGDSVTSTTTSTTTTTRAPYTTPGYQWHSTTMARKLKKFITSATTAATNSISGGGSTSTSSSTSTSTTTTTTIPPPSSTSTYIPSSSTFTTAFPSSPSQSAGNLETSSSFSGLQRILSSAAAPVDGFGPASTASSGTGAGTGLDAFLASSLSPESSTQGPGASIMNNLFGQGPMENSFQTYTDFGHEESTGLVSFENLESLDNIYPAALSSNIGTLNSTACGRIDIMGTIVYDSAPYLYPFIIEYSLIGAVVLYVMWKHIGRYPGRMNDEDLEHRLEVMLSRRAVAMAQQARSGRVDCVGSSKGLFFGLLLLVGALICLILFFVLVRHQQFSLLAIYLADASHCILMAFAILAIIVGFIRSGYWDGTGS; translated from the exons ATGCAGCGGTGTCCCTACATTCATGAGATGCGGGAACGATTGCTGGACCAACCGAGGGAGACACTTCAGCTGGAGAACATGGAGCGGGCCAATCTGCTCGAGAACCGCCAGTCGGCATCCGAGTCCAACCAGGTCGGCACTGTGGTGAAG CTACAAGGCGATACCTACCACACGAGTCCCGCCCACCAAAGGACTCCGCTAGTTCCACATGATCTTGGCGAGGACTTTAATTTGGATTTCGACGACGACTTTCCCATCGATGTGCGACGACCGAAAAACGCCAA CGGCAAACATCCACCGGTCCTGATGCGTCCGCAGCCAAG GGTTTGCTACACGTTCAAGCcaaatccaaataaatacaGTTTTATGCCAGCGAAAATTACGGTACAGGGCACATACGAAACAAATCCGATAACTGGACCCATCGAACTATG GACATCGCTCTTCATTGTGACCAGCCTGGTGTACGCGATCCTCCTGATCGTCGTCTGCATCGCTTACGTAATCAGTGACGTAACCACCCACCGCCTGCCGGTGCTCTACTACGAGACATTCTTCACCTATCTGTACGGCGTCAGCATACTCTTCCTCCTCTACGTCTTCTGTTTCCTGCTGCAGG AAAGCTCTTGCTGCAACGGCGGCAACGGTGGCAGCAAACCGAAACCCCAGCCCAAGGAGAAAAAGTCGAAGaaagccaagaatgccgatcCGGCCGATTCGAAGGACGCGAAGGGCTCTAAGGACTCTGGCAAGGCTGCCAAGGGCGCCGCCTATCAG gAAGCACCCGTGGATGCCGAGGTGGCCGTCACCCCGAAGAATGTGCGAAAGAGGAAGACCACTCACAGCGATCCCACCCATGGCAGTTTCTTCCTGCGAGTAGGAGCCATAG CCTTCGGTCTTGGTGCCATGATCTACATTGGACTGGAGTTTGGCTCCTTCTTCGAGATCCCCTTCGATTCTCCGTGCCACCACATCCTGATCGGAGTCAACCCCCTCCTGCAGATGATCTTCACCTTCATGCAGATGTACTTTATATTCATGAACGCCCGG CTGAACATCCACCGATTCAAGGTGATTGCCCGCTTTGGTCTGATGCACGTGGTGGCCACCAACATTTGCGTGTGGATCCGCACCCTGGTCAAGGAATCCCTGCTGGAGATCACTATTTACCACCAGAAGAACGACCCCGAGCCTGGTGCCTCCTCCATTGCCCATTCGATCAGGCAGCATGCCCTGCGCCACGCCGGCACAGTGCTCCGGACCCATGCCGGACCCAACAGCGAGTTCGAGGTGTTGGACGGTGAGGACATCCTACCCAAGGACGTCTACAAAACGGACAACGTCCTGTCCAAGCTGGTCCGCAACACGGTCGATGGTATCTCCAAGAGCCTGGGAATGGGAGGCGACTCCGTGACGAGCACCACCACCAGTACCACCACCACAACCCGGGCGCCGTACACCACCCCGGGCTACCAATGGCACAGCACTACTATGGCCCGCAAGCTGAAGAAGTTTATCACCAGCGCCACCACCGCGGCCACCAATAGCATCTCCGGCGGCGGCAGCACCTCCACCAGCTCATCCACCAGTAcatccaccaccaccaccactacgATTCCGCCTCCATCTAGCACCAGCACCTACATCCCATCATCATCGACCTTCACCACCGCATTCCCGTCATCGCCGTCGCAGTCGGCCGGAAATTTGGAGACCAGCAGCAGCTTCAGTGGCCTACAGCGAATCCTCTCCAGCGCCGCCGCGCCAGTCGACGGGTTCGGTCCGGCATCTACCGCCAGTTCGGGTACGGGTGCGGGTACGGGACTGGACGCCTTTCTTGCCAGCAGCCTCAGCCCGGAGAGCAGCACTCAGGGCCCGGGCGCCAGCATCATGAACAACCTCTTCGGCCAGGGACCCATGGAGAATAGCTTCCAGACGTACACGGACTTTGGCCACGAGGAGTCCACCGGCCTGGTCAGCTTCGAGAATCTGGAGAGCCTCGACAATATCTATCCGGCGGCCCTGTCCTCCAACATTGGTACACTCAACTCCACCGCCTGTGGACGCATCGATATTATGGGAACGATTGTCTACGACTCGGCCCCGTATCTGTATCCGTTCATCATCGAGTACTCTTTGATCGGGGCGGTGGTGTTGTATGTGATGTGGAAGCACATCGGCCGCTACCCGGGCCGGATGAACGACGAGGACCTGGAGCACCGGCTGGAGGTGATGCTCTCCCGGCGGGCGGTGGCTATGGCTCAGCAGGCGCGTTCCGGACGCGTCGACTGCGTTGGCTCGTCGAAGGGACTCTTCTttgggctgctgctgctggtcggGGCCCTCATCTGCCTGATACTCTTCTTCGTCTTGGTGCGCCATCAGCAGTTCTCGCTGTTGGCCATCTACCTGGCCGATGCCAGTCATTGCATCCTGATGGCCTTCGCCATACTGGCCATAATAGTGGGCTTTATCAGGTCTGGATACTGGGATGGGACTGGGAGCTGA
- the LOC6503969 gene encoding uncharacterized protein LOC6503969 isoform X6 codes for MQRCPYIHEMRERLLDQPRETLQLENMERANLLENRQSASESNQVGTVVKLQGDTYHTSPAHQRTPLVPHDLGEDFNLDFDDDFPIDVRRPKNANGKHPPVLMRPQPRTSLFIVTSLVYAILLIVVCIAYVISDVTTHRLPVLYYETFFTYLYGVSILFLLYVFCFLLQESSCCNGGNGGSKPKPQPKEKKSKKAKNADPADSKDAKGSKDSGKAAKGAAYQEAPVDAEVAVTPKNVRKRKTTHSDPTHGSFFLRVGAIAFGLGAMIYIGLEFGSFFEIPFDSPCHHILIGVNPLLQMIFTFMQMYFIFMNARTRPPFQLNIHRFKVIARFGLMHVVATNICVWIRTLVKESLLEITIYHQKNDPEPGASSIAHSIRQHALRHAGTVLRTHAGPNSEFEVLDGEDILPKDVYKTDNVLSKLVRNTVDGISKSLGMGGDSVTSTTTSTTTTTRAPYTTPGYQWHSTTMARKLKKFITSATTAATNSISGGGSTSTSSSTSTSTTTTTTIPPPSSTSTYIPSSSTFTTAFPSSPSQSAGNLETSSSFSGLQRILSSAAAPVDGFGPASTASSGTGAGTGLDAFLASSLSPESSTQGPGASIMNNLFGQGPMENSFQTYTDFGHEESTGLVSFENLESLDNIYPAALSSNIGTLNSTACGRIDIMGTIVYDSAPYLYPFIIEYSLIGAVVLYVMWKHIGRYPGRMNDEDLEHRLEVMLSRRAVAMAQQARSGRVDCVGSSKGLFFGLLLLVGALICLILFFVLVRHQQFSLLAIYLADASHCILMAFAILAIIVGFIRSGYWDGTGS; via the exons ATGCAGCGGTGTCCCTACATTCATGAGATGCGGGAACGATTGCTGGACCAACCGAGGGAGACACTTCAGCTGGAGAACATGGAGCGGGCCAATCTGCTCGAGAACCGCCAGTCGGCATCCGAGTCCAACCAGGTCGGCACTGTGGTGAAG CTACAAGGCGATACCTACCACACGAGTCCCGCCCACCAAAGGACTCCGCTAGTTCCACATGATCTTGGCGAGGACTTTAATTTGGATTTCGACGACGACTTTCCCATCGATGTGCGACGACCGAAAAACGCCAA CGGCAAACATCCACCGGTCCTGATGCGTCCGCAGCCAAG GACATCGCTCTTCATTGTGACCAGCCTGGTGTACGCGATCCTCCTGATCGTCGTCTGCATCGCTTACGTAATCAGTGACGTAACCACCCACCGCCTGCCGGTGCTCTACTACGAGACATTCTTCACCTATCTGTACGGCGTCAGCATACTCTTCCTCCTCTACGTCTTCTGTTTCCTGCTGCAGG AAAGCTCTTGCTGCAACGGCGGCAACGGTGGCAGCAAACCGAAACCCCAGCCCAAGGAGAAAAAGTCGAAGaaagccaagaatgccgatcCGGCCGATTCGAAGGACGCGAAGGGCTCTAAGGACTCTGGCAAGGCTGCCAAGGGCGCCGCCTATCAG gAAGCACCCGTGGATGCCGAGGTGGCCGTCACCCCGAAGAATGTGCGAAAGAGGAAGACCACTCACAGCGATCCCACCCATGGCAGTTTCTTCCTGCGAGTAGGAGCCATAG CCTTCGGTCTTGGTGCCATGATCTACATTGGACTGGAGTTTGGCTCCTTCTTCGAGATCCCCTTCGATTCTCCGTGCCACCACATCCTGATCGGAGTCAACCCCCTCCTGCAGATGATCTTCACCTTCATGCAGATGTACTTTATATTCATGAACGCCCGG ACTAGGCCGCCATTTCAG CTGAACATCCACCGATTCAAGGTGATTGCCCGCTTTGGTCTGATGCACGTGGTGGCCACCAACATTTGCGTGTGGATCCGCACCCTGGTCAAGGAATCCCTGCTGGAGATCACTATTTACCACCAGAAGAACGACCCCGAGCCTGGTGCCTCCTCCATTGCCCATTCGATCAGGCAGCATGCCCTGCGCCACGCCGGCACAGTGCTCCGGACCCATGCCGGACCCAACAGCGAGTTCGAGGTGTTGGACGGTGAGGACATCCTACCCAAGGACGTCTACAAAACGGACAACGTCCTGTCCAAGCTGGTCCGCAACACGGTCGATGGTATCTCCAAGAGCCTGGGAATGGGAGGCGACTCCGTGACGAGCACCACCACCAGTACCACCACCACAACCCGGGCGCCGTACACCACCCCGGGCTACCAATGGCACAGCACTACTATGGCCCGCAAGCTGAAGAAGTTTATCACCAGCGCCACCACCGCGGCCACCAATAGCATCTCCGGCGGCGGCAGCACCTCCACCAGCTCATCCACCAGTAcatccaccaccaccaccactacgATTCCGCCTCCATCTAGCACCAGCACCTACATCCCATCATCATCGACCTTCACCACCGCATTCCCGTCATCGCCGTCGCAGTCGGCCGGAAATTTGGAGACCAGCAGCAGCTTCAGTGGCCTACAGCGAATCCTCTCCAGCGCCGCCGCGCCAGTCGACGGGTTCGGTCCGGCATCTACCGCCAGTTCGGGTACGGGTGCGGGTACGGGACTGGACGCCTTTCTTGCCAGCAGCCTCAGCCCGGAGAGCAGCACTCAGGGCCCGGGCGCCAGCATCATGAACAACCTCTTCGGCCAGGGACCCATGGAGAATAGCTTCCAGACGTACACGGACTTTGGCCACGAGGAGTCCACCGGCCTGGTCAGCTTCGAGAATCTGGAGAGCCTCGACAATATCTATCCGGCGGCCCTGTCCTCCAACATTGGTACACTCAACTCCACCGCCTGTGGACGCATCGATATTATGGGAACGATTGTCTACGACTCGGCCCCGTATCTGTATCCGTTCATCATCGAGTACTCTTTGATCGGGGCGGTGGTGTTGTATGTGATGTGGAAGCACATCGGCCGCTACCCGGGCCGGATGAACGACGAGGACCTGGAGCACCGGCTGGAGGTGATGCTCTCCCGGCGGGCGGTGGCTATGGCTCAGCAGGCGCGTTCCGGACGCGTCGACTGCGTTGGCTCGTCGAAGGGACTCTTCTttgggctgctgctgctggtcggGGCCCTCATCTGCCTGATACTCTTCTTCGTCTTGGTGCGCCATCAGCAGTTCTCGCTGTTGGCCATCTACCTGGCCGATGCCAGTCATTGCATCCTGATGGCCTTCGCCATACTGGCCATAATAGTGGGCTTTATCAGGTCTGGATACTGGGATGGGACTGGGAGCTGA
- the LOC6503969 gene encoding uncharacterized protein LOC6503969 isoform X4, whose protein sequence is MQRCPYIHEMRERLLDQPRETLQLENMERANLLENRQSASESNQVGTVVKLQGDTYHTSPAHQRTPLVPHDLGEDFNLDFDDDFPIDVRRPKNAKVCYTFKPNPNKYSFMPAKITVQGTYETNPITGPIELWTSLFIVTSLVYAILLIVVCIAYVISDVTTHRLPVLYYETFFTYLYGVSILFLLYVFCFLLQESSCCNGGNGGSKPKPQPKEKKSKKAKNADPADSKDAKGSKDSGKAAKGAAYQEAPVDAEVAVTPKNVRKRKTTHSDPTHGSFFLRVGAIAFGLGAMIYIGLEFGSFFEIPFDSPCHHILIGVNPLLQMIFTFMQMYFIFMNARTRPPFQLNIHRFKVIARFGLMHVVATNICVWIRTLVKESLLEITIYHQKNDPEPGASSIAHSIRQHALRHAGTVLRTHAGPNSEFEVLDGEDILPKDVYKTDNVLSKLVRNTVDGISKSLGMGGDSVTSTTTSTTTTTRAPYTTPGYQWHSTTMARKLKKFITSATTAATNSISGGGSTSTSSSTSTSTTTTTTIPPPSSTSTYIPSSSTFTTAFPSSPSQSAGNLETSSSFSGLQRILSSAAAPVDGFGPASTASSGTGAGTGLDAFLASSLSPESSTQGPGASIMNNLFGQGPMENSFQTYTDFGHEESTGLVSFENLESLDNIYPAALSSNIGTLNSTACGRIDIMGTIVYDSAPYLYPFIIEYSLIGAVVLYVMWKHIGRYPGRMNDEDLEHRLEVMLSRRAVAMAQQARSGRVDCVGSSKGLFFGLLLLVGALICLILFFVLVRHQQFSLLAIYLADASHCILMAFAILAIIVGFIRSGYWDGTGS, encoded by the exons ATGCAGCGGTGTCCCTACATTCATGAGATGCGGGAACGATTGCTGGACCAACCGAGGGAGACACTTCAGCTGGAGAACATGGAGCGGGCCAATCTGCTCGAGAACCGCCAGTCGGCATCCGAGTCCAACCAGGTCGGCACTGTGGTGAAG CTACAAGGCGATACCTACCACACGAGTCCCGCCCACCAAAGGACTCCGCTAGTTCCACATGATCTTGGCGAGGACTTTAATTTGGATTTCGACGACGACTTTCCCATCGATGTGCGACGACCGAAAAACGCCAA GGTTTGCTACACGTTCAAGCcaaatccaaataaatacaGTTTTATGCCAGCGAAAATTACGGTACAGGGCACATACGAAACAAATCCGATAACTGGACCCATCGAACTATG GACATCGCTCTTCATTGTGACCAGCCTGGTGTACGCGATCCTCCTGATCGTCGTCTGCATCGCTTACGTAATCAGTGACGTAACCACCCACCGCCTGCCGGTGCTCTACTACGAGACATTCTTCACCTATCTGTACGGCGTCAGCATACTCTTCCTCCTCTACGTCTTCTGTTTCCTGCTGCAGG AAAGCTCTTGCTGCAACGGCGGCAACGGTGGCAGCAAACCGAAACCCCAGCCCAAGGAGAAAAAGTCGAAGaaagccaagaatgccgatcCGGCCGATTCGAAGGACGCGAAGGGCTCTAAGGACTCTGGCAAGGCTGCCAAGGGCGCCGCCTATCAG gAAGCACCCGTGGATGCCGAGGTGGCCGTCACCCCGAAGAATGTGCGAAAGAGGAAGACCACTCACAGCGATCCCACCCATGGCAGTTTCTTCCTGCGAGTAGGAGCCATAG CCTTCGGTCTTGGTGCCATGATCTACATTGGACTGGAGTTTGGCTCCTTCTTCGAGATCCCCTTCGATTCTCCGTGCCACCACATCCTGATCGGAGTCAACCCCCTCCTGCAGATGATCTTCACCTTCATGCAGATGTACTTTATATTCATGAACGCCCGG ACTAGGCCGCCATTTCAG CTGAACATCCACCGATTCAAGGTGATTGCCCGCTTTGGTCTGATGCACGTGGTGGCCACCAACATTTGCGTGTGGATCCGCACCCTGGTCAAGGAATCCCTGCTGGAGATCACTATTTACCACCAGAAGAACGACCCCGAGCCTGGTGCCTCCTCCATTGCCCATTCGATCAGGCAGCATGCCCTGCGCCACGCCGGCACAGTGCTCCGGACCCATGCCGGACCCAACAGCGAGTTCGAGGTGTTGGACGGTGAGGACATCCTACCCAAGGACGTCTACAAAACGGACAACGTCCTGTCCAAGCTGGTCCGCAACACGGTCGATGGTATCTCCAAGAGCCTGGGAATGGGAGGCGACTCCGTGACGAGCACCACCACCAGTACCACCACCACAACCCGGGCGCCGTACACCACCCCGGGCTACCAATGGCACAGCACTACTATGGCCCGCAAGCTGAAGAAGTTTATCACCAGCGCCACCACCGCGGCCACCAATAGCATCTCCGGCGGCGGCAGCACCTCCACCAGCTCATCCACCAGTAcatccaccaccaccaccactacgATTCCGCCTCCATCTAGCACCAGCACCTACATCCCATCATCATCGACCTTCACCACCGCATTCCCGTCATCGCCGTCGCAGTCGGCCGGAAATTTGGAGACCAGCAGCAGCTTCAGTGGCCTACAGCGAATCCTCTCCAGCGCCGCCGCGCCAGTCGACGGGTTCGGTCCGGCATCTACCGCCAGTTCGGGTACGGGTGCGGGTACGGGACTGGACGCCTTTCTTGCCAGCAGCCTCAGCCCGGAGAGCAGCACTCAGGGCCCGGGCGCCAGCATCATGAACAACCTCTTCGGCCAGGGACCCATGGAGAATAGCTTCCAGACGTACACGGACTTTGGCCACGAGGAGTCCACCGGCCTGGTCAGCTTCGAGAATCTGGAGAGCCTCGACAATATCTATCCGGCGGCCCTGTCCTCCAACATTGGTACACTCAACTCCACCGCCTGTGGACGCATCGATATTATGGGAACGATTGTCTACGACTCGGCCCCGTATCTGTATCCGTTCATCATCGAGTACTCTTTGATCGGGGCGGTGGTGTTGTATGTGATGTGGAAGCACATCGGCCGCTACCCGGGCCGGATGAACGACGAGGACCTGGAGCACCGGCTGGAGGTGATGCTCTCCCGGCGGGCGGTGGCTATGGCTCAGCAGGCGCGTTCCGGACGCGTCGACTGCGTTGGCTCGTCGAAGGGACTCTTCTttgggctgctgctgctggtcggGGCCCTCATCTGCCTGATACTCTTCTTCGTCTTGGTGCGCCATCAGCAGTTCTCGCTGTTGGCCATCTACCTGGCCGATGCCAGTCATTGCATCCTGATGGCCTTCGCCATACTGGCCATAATAGTGGGCTTTATCAGGTCTGGATACTGGGATGGGACTGGGAGCTGA
- the LOC6503969 gene encoding uncharacterized protein LOC6503969 isoform X7, whose protein sequence is MQRCPYIHEMRERLLDQPRETLQLENMERANLLENRQSASESNQVGTVVKLQGDTYHTSPAHQRTPLVPHDLGEDFNLDFDDDFPIDVRRPKNAKTSLFIVTSLVYAILLIVVCIAYVISDVTTHRLPVLYYETFFTYLYGVSILFLLYVFCFLLQESSCCNGGNGGSKPKPQPKEKKSKKAKNADPADSKDAKGSKDSGKAAKGAAYQEAPVDAEVAVTPKNVRKRKTTHSDPTHGSFFLRVGAIAFGLGAMIYIGLEFGSFFEIPFDSPCHHILIGVNPLLQMIFTFMQMYFIFMNARTRPPFQLNIHRFKVIARFGLMHVVATNICVWIRTLVKESLLEITIYHQKNDPEPGASSIAHSIRQHALRHAGTVLRTHAGPNSEFEVLDGEDILPKDVYKTDNVLSKLVRNTVDGISKSLGMGGDSVTSTTTSTTTTTRAPYTTPGYQWHSTTMARKLKKFITSATTAATNSISGGGSTSTSSSTSTSTTTTTTIPPPSSTSTYIPSSSTFTTAFPSSPSQSAGNLETSSSFSGLQRILSSAAAPVDGFGPASTASSGTGAGTGLDAFLASSLSPESSTQGPGASIMNNLFGQGPMENSFQTYTDFGHEESTGLVSFENLESLDNIYPAALSSNIGTLNSTACGRIDIMGTIVYDSAPYLYPFIIEYSLIGAVVLYVMWKHIGRYPGRMNDEDLEHRLEVMLSRRAVAMAQQARSGRVDCVGSSKGLFFGLLLLVGALICLILFFVLVRHQQFSLLAIYLADASHCILMAFAILAIIVGFIRSGYWDGTGS, encoded by the exons ATGCAGCGGTGTCCCTACATTCATGAGATGCGGGAACGATTGCTGGACCAACCGAGGGAGACACTTCAGCTGGAGAACATGGAGCGGGCCAATCTGCTCGAGAACCGCCAGTCGGCATCCGAGTCCAACCAGGTCGGCACTGTGGTGAAG CTACAAGGCGATACCTACCACACGAGTCCCGCCCACCAAAGGACTCCGCTAGTTCCACATGATCTTGGCGAGGACTTTAATTTGGATTTCGACGACGACTTTCCCATCGATGTGCGACGACCGAAAAACGCCAA GACATCGCTCTTCATTGTGACCAGCCTGGTGTACGCGATCCTCCTGATCGTCGTCTGCATCGCTTACGTAATCAGTGACGTAACCACCCACCGCCTGCCGGTGCTCTACTACGAGACATTCTTCACCTATCTGTACGGCGTCAGCATACTCTTCCTCCTCTACGTCTTCTGTTTCCTGCTGCAGG AAAGCTCTTGCTGCAACGGCGGCAACGGTGGCAGCAAACCGAAACCCCAGCCCAAGGAGAAAAAGTCGAAGaaagccaagaatgccgatcCGGCCGATTCGAAGGACGCGAAGGGCTCTAAGGACTCTGGCAAGGCTGCCAAGGGCGCCGCCTATCAG gAAGCACCCGTGGATGCCGAGGTGGCCGTCACCCCGAAGAATGTGCGAAAGAGGAAGACCACTCACAGCGATCCCACCCATGGCAGTTTCTTCCTGCGAGTAGGAGCCATAG CCTTCGGTCTTGGTGCCATGATCTACATTGGACTGGAGTTTGGCTCCTTCTTCGAGATCCCCTTCGATTCTCCGTGCCACCACATCCTGATCGGAGTCAACCCCCTCCTGCAGATGATCTTCACCTTCATGCAGATGTACTTTATATTCATGAACGCCCGG ACTAGGCCGCCATTTCAG CTGAACATCCACCGATTCAAGGTGATTGCCCGCTTTGGTCTGATGCACGTGGTGGCCACCAACATTTGCGTGTGGATCCGCACCCTGGTCAAGGAATCCCTGCTGGAGATCACTATTTACCACCAGAAGAACGACCCCGAGCCTGGTGCCTCCTCCATTGCCCATTCGATCAGGCAGCATGCCCTGCGCCACGCCGGCACAGTGCTCCGGACCCATGCCGGACCCAACAGCGAGTTCGAGGTGTTGGACGGTGAGGACATCCTACCCAAGGACGTCTACAAAACGGACAACGTCCTGTCCAAGCTGGTCCGCAACACGGTCGATGGTATCTCCAAGAGCCTGGGAATGGGAGGCGACTCCGTGACGAGCACCACCACCAGTACCACCACCACAACCCGGGCGCCGTACACCACCCCGGGCTACCAATGGCACAGCACTACTATGGCCCGCAAGCTGAAGAAGTTTATCACCAGCGCCACCACCGCGGCCACCAATAGCATCTCCGGCGGCGGCAGCACCTCCACCAGCTCATCCACCAGTAcatccaccaccaccaccactacgATTCCGCCTCCATCTAGCACCAGCACCTACATCCCATCATCATCGACCTTCACCACCGCATTCCCGTCATCGCCGTCGCAGTCGGCCGGAAATTTGGAGACCAGCAGCAGCTTCAGTGGCCTACAGCGAATCCTCTCCAGCGCCGCCGCGCCAGTCGACGGGTTCGGTCCGGCATCTACCGCCAGTTCGGGTACGGGTGCGGGTACGGGACTGGACGCCTTTCTTGCCAGCAGCCTCAGCCCGGAGAGCAGCACTCAGGGCCCGGGCGCCAGCATCATGAACAACCTCTTCGGCCAGGGACCCATGGAGAATAGCTTCCAGACGTACACGGACTTTGGCCACGAGGAGTCCACCGGCCTGGTCAGCTTCGAGAATCTGGAGAGCCTCGACAATATCTATCCGGCGGCCCTGTCCTCCAACATTGGTACACTCAACTCCACCGCCTGTGGACGCATCGATATTATGGGAACGATTGTCTACGACTCGGCCCCGTATCTGTATCCGTTCATCATCGAGTACTCTTTGATCGGGGCGGTGGTGTTGTATGTGATGTGGAAGCACATCGGCCGCTACCCGGGCCGGATGAACGACGAGGACCTGGAGCACCGGCTGGAGGTGATGCTCTCCCGGCGGGCGGTGGCTATGGCTCAGCAGGCGCGTTCCGGACGCGTCGACTGCGTTGGCTCGTCGAAGGGACTCTTCTttgggctgctgctgctggtcggGGCCCTCATCTGCCTGATACTCTTCTTCGTCTTGGTGCGCCATCAGCAGTTCTCGCTGTTGGCCATCTACCTGGCCGATGCCAGTCATTGCATCCTGATGGCCTTCGCCATACTGGCCATAATAGTGGGCTTTATCAGGTCTGGATACTGGGATGGGACTGGGAGCTGA